A stretch of Lathyrus oleraceus cultivar Zhongwan6 chromosome 6, CAAS_Psat_ZW6_1.0, whole genome shotgun sequence DNA encodes these proteins:
- the LOC127091739 gene encoding ribulose-1,5 bisphosphate carboxylase/oxygenase large subunit N-methyltransferase, chloroplastic isoform X3: protein MPFRAYRVATFTRCSQHRFSISLTFSSLPQYQPHLSPQSQILHNFLPWLEKKASSTISSSLSIANSSYGNSLFTSNSIQTGDCILQVPYSVQITADNLPPEITTLIGEDVGNIAKLATVLLIHKNFGQDSEWHPYISCLPPQGKMHNTIFWNESELEMIHGSSVYQETVYHKSQIEKDFLAIRPVLKSFCQSFGDFTCKDFMHACTLVGSRAWGGTKGLSLIPFADFLNHDGISEAIVMSDDDKQCSEVTADRDYVPGEQVLIRYGKFSNATLMLDFGFTIPHNIYDQVQIQLDIPKHDPLHGMKLDLLQQYFVPQANDAKSLKCSVNSFTINKVFDINCFPFQSTFGLSNDPRATNLGG from the exons ATGCCATTTCGAGCATATCGCGTTGCAACCTTCACTCGCTGCTCGCAACACCGTTTTTCCATTTCCCTCACCTTCTCTTCTCTCCCCCAATACCAACCCCACCTTTCTCCTCAATCCCAAATCCTCCACAATTTTCTACCATGGTTGGAGAAAAAAGCTTCTTCCACTATTTCTTCATCACTCTCCATCGCCAATTCTTCATACGGAAACTCCTTGTTCACTTCCAACTCAATTCAAACCGGGGATTGCATTTTACAAGTTCCTTACTCTGTC CAAATAACCGCTGATAATCTCCCTCCTGAAATCACAACTTTGATCGGTGAAGACGTTGGAAATATTGCAAAACTTGCCACTGTTCTTCTAATTCACAAGAATTTCGGCCAG GATTCTGAATGGCATCCTTATATCAGCTGTCTTCCACCACAGGGGAAGATGCATAATACT ATATTTTGGAATGAAAGTGAGTTGGAGATGATTCACGGAAGTTCAGTTTATCAGGAAACTGTTTATCATAAGTCTCAAATTGAGAAGGACTTTCTGGCAATCAGGCCT GTTCTTAAATCATTTTGTCAAAGTTTTGGAGATTTTACTTGCAAGGACTTCATGCACGCATGTACACTAG TTGGCTCTAGAGCATGGGGAGGCACAAAGGGTTTATCTCTG ATTCCATTTGCAGATTTCTTAAATCATGATGGGATTTCAGAAGCCATTGTAATGAGTGATGATGACAAACAATGCTCAGAA GTTACTGCTGATCGGGATTATGTTCCTGGTGAACAG GTACTTATAAGATATGGAAAGTTTTCAAATGCTACATTGATGCTGGACTTTGGTTTTACAATTCCCCACAACATTTATGATCAG GTTCAGATCCAGCTTGATATACCTAAGCATGATCCTCTGCATGGCATGAAATTGGACCTCTTACAGCAATACTTTGTTCCACAGGCCAACGATGCAAAAAGCTTGAAGTGTTCCGTGAATTCCTTCACAATCAA CAAAGTATTTGATATCAATTGCTTCCCCTTTCAATCAACATTTGGCTTGTCCAATGACCCCAGAGCTACGAATCTCGGTGGTTAA
- the LOC127091739 gene encoding ribulose-1,5 bisphosphate carboxylase/oxygenase large subunit N-methyltransferase, chloroplastic isoform X1 — MPFRAYRVATFTRCSQHRFSISLTFSSLPQYQPHLSPQSQILHNFLPWLEKKASSTISSSLSIANSSYGNSLFTSNSIQTGDCILQVPYSVQITADNLPPEITTLIGEDVGNIAKLATVLLIHKNFGQDSEWHPYISCLPPQGKMHNTIFWNESELEMIHGSSVYQETVYHKSQIEKDFLAIRPVLKSFCQSFGDFTCKDFMHACTLVGSRAWGGTKGLSLIPFADFLNHDGISEAIVMSDDDKQCSEVTADRDYVPGEQVLIRYGKFSNATLMLDFGFTIPHNIYDQVQIQLDIPKHDPLHGMKLDLLQQYFVPQANDAKSLKCSVNSFTIKEVKSARGKGKGVPQSLRALARILSCTTPQDLDHLVTEAGQTDGRLARRPLQDMNKEIQAHQMLSSLFIRLIEERNTTLMSLDSRDSSSLCERLPVRKQMAQDLLHGELRILKSASAWLENYCFSLT; from the exons ATGCCATTTCGAGCATATCGCGTTGCAACCTTCACTCGCTGCTCGCAACACCGTTTTTCCATTTCCCTCACCTTCTCTTCTCTCCCCCAATACCAACCCCACCTTTCTCCTCAATCCCAAATCCTCCACAATTTTCTACCATGGTTGGAGAAAAAAGCTTCTTCCACTATTTCTTCATCACTCTCCATCGCCAATTCTTCATACGGAAACTCCTTGTTCACTTCCAACTCAATTCAAACCGGGGATTGCATTTTACAAGTTCCTTACTCTGTC CAAATAACCGCTGATAATCTCCCTCCTGAAATCACAACTTTGATCGGTGAAGACGTTGGAAATATTGCAAAACTTGCCACTGTTCTTCTAATTCACAAGAATTTCGGCCAG GATTCTGAATGGCATCCTTATATCAGCTGTCTTCCACCACAGGGGAAGATGCATAATACT ATATTTTGGAATGAAAGTGAGTTGGAGATGATTCACGGAAGTTCAGTTTATCAGGAAACTGTTTATCATAAGTCTCAAATTGAGAAGGACTTTCTGGCAATCAGGCCT GTTCTTAAATCATTTTGTCAAAGTTTTGGAGATTTTACTTGCAAGGACTTCATGCACGCATGTACACTAG TTGGCTCTAGAGCATGGGGAGGCACAAAGGGTTTATCTCTG ATTCCATTTGCAGATTTCTTAAATCATGATGGGATTTCAGAAGCCATTGTAATGAGTGATGATGACAAACAATGCTCAGAA GTTACTGCTGATCGGGATTATGTTCCTGGTGAACAG GTACTTATAAGATATGGAAAGTTTTCAAATGCTACATTGATGCTGGACTTTGGTTTTACAATTCCCCACAACATTTATGATCAG GTTCAGATCCAGCTTGATATACCTAAGCATGATCCTCTGCATGGCATGAAATTGGACCTCTTACAGCAATACTTTGTTCCACAGGCCAACGATGCAAAAAGCTTGAAGTGTTCCGTGAATTCCTTCACAATCAA GGAGGTGAAGTCTGCTAGAGGAAAAGGGAAGGGAGTGCCACAATCACTTCGTGCACTTGCTCGTATTCTTTCATGCACCACACCTCAGG ATCTCGACCATCTGGTCACAGAGGCTGGACAAACTGATGGTAGGCTTGCTAGACGCCCTTTACAGGATATGAACAAAGAGATCCAAGCACACCAGATGTTGTCTTCATTATTCATCCGATTAATCGAGGAGCGCAATACAACTCTTATG TCATTAGATTCTCGCGATTCTTCTTCTTTGTGTGAAAGACTTCCTGTTAGAAAACAAATGGCTCAAGATCTCTTACACGGAGAGCTTCGCATTCTCAAATCCGCCTCCGCCTGGCTGGAGAACTACTGTTTTTCTTTGACTTGA
- the LOC127091739 gene encoding ribulose-1,5 bisphosphate carboxylase/oxygenase large subunit N-methyltransferase, chloroplastic isoform X2: MPFRAYRVATFTRCSQHRFSISLTFSSLPQYQPHLSPQSQILHNFLPWLEKKASSTISSSLSIANSSYGNSLFTSNSIQTGDCILQVPYSVQITADNLPPEITTLIGEDVGNIAKLATVLLIHKNFGQIFWNESELEMIHGSSVYQETVYHKSQIEKDFLAIRPVLKSFCQSFGDFTCKDFMHACTLVGSRAWGGTKGLSLIPFADFLNHDGISEAIVMSDDDKQCSEVTADRDYVPGEQVLIRYGKFSNATLMLDFGFTIPHNIYDQVQIQLDIPKHDPLHGMKLDLLQQYFVPQANDAKSLKCSVNSFTIKEVKSARGKGKGVPQSLRALARILSCTTPQDLDHLVTEAGQTDGRLARRPLQDMNKEIQAHQMLSSLFIRLIEERNTTLMSLDSRDSSSLCERLPVRKQMAQDLLHGELRILKSASAWLENYCFSLT; this comes from the exons ATGCCATTTCGAGCATATCGCGTTGCAACCTTCACTCGCTGCTCGCAACACCGTTTTTCCATTTCCCTCACCTTCTCTTCTCTCCCCCAATACCAACCCCACCTTTCTCCTCAATCCCAAATCCTCCACAATTTTCTACCATGGTTGGAGAAAAAAGCTTCTTCCACTATTTCTTCATCACTCTCCATCGCCAATTCTTCATACGGAAACTCCTTGTTCACTTCCAACTCAATTCAAACCGGGGATTGCATTTTACAAGTTCCTTACTCTGTC CAAATAACCGCTGATAATCTCCCTCCTGAAATCACAACTTTGATCGGTGAAGACGTTGGAAATATTGCAAAACTTGCCACTGTTCTTCTAATTCACAAGAATTTCGGCCAG ATATTTTGGAATGAAAGTGAGTTGGAGATGATTCACGGAAGTTCAGTTTATCAGGAAACTGTTTATCATAAGTCTCAAATTGAGAAGGACTTTCTGGCAATCAGGCCT GTTCTTAAATCATTTTGTCAAAGTTTTGGAGATTTTACTTGCAAGGACTTCATGCACGCATGTACACTAG TTGGCTCTAGAGCATGGGGAGGCACAAAGGGTTTATCTCTG ATTCCATTTGCAGATTTCTTAAATCATGATGGGATTTCAGAAGCCATTGTAATGAGTGATGATGACAAACAATGCTCAGAA GTTACTGCTGATCGGGATTATGTTCCTGGTGAACAG GTACTTATAAGATATGGAAAGTTTTCAAATGCTACATTGATGCTGGACTTTGGTTTTACAATTCCCCACAACATTTATGATCAG GTTCAGATCCAGCTTGATATACCTAAGCATGATCCTCTGCATGGCATGAAATTGGACCTCTTACAGCAATACTTTGTTCCACAGGCCAACGATGCAAAAAGCTTGAAGTGTTCCGTGAATTCCTTCACAATCAA GGAGGTGAAGTCTGCTAGAGGAAAAGGGAAGGGAGTGCCACAATCACTTCGTGCACTTGCTCGTATTCTTTCATGCACCACACCTCAGG ATCTCGACCATCTGGTCACAGAGGCTGGACAAACTGATGGTAGGCTTGCTAGACGCCCTTTACAGGATATGAACAAAGAGATCCAAGCACACCAGATGTTGTCTTCATTATTCATCCGATTAATCGAGGAGCGCAATACAACTCTTATG TCATTAGATTCTCGCGATTCTTCTTCTTTGTGTGAAAGACTTCCTGTTAGAAAACAAATGGCTCAAGATCTCTTACACGGAGAGCTTCGCATTCTCAAATCCGCCTCCGCCTGGCTGGAGAACTACTGTTTTTCTTTGACTTGA
- the LOC127096498 gene encoding uncharacterized protein LOC127096498 — protein sequence MLGKSKDVWVVLEPLRVIHNNKLIFLYIASFTTLPLSFLLFTLSFTTHTLRYHIYHLEALATLTSTLMEARHVWHESRDNAVYLLRVRSLFFLLCFPLSLAAVLSSVHTTISSLQGKTVTVNSTVNAVKDNWKRPLVTAIFVYVVLLMFSPVPRVVASVFVSRESRFVVMAIGAGFEVYLMAVMGLGLVVSVAEERSGWNAITVGSGLMRGKRLVFGWLISVLFVMVSGFINRKMEGLLEGSNLGVWDKTVLICSYGLTVVFSYVVTTVFYFDSRMPYAVRERETTDQDVECISLSSSL from the coding sequence ATGTTGGGAAAATCAAAAGATGTTTGGGTTGTGTTAGAGCCACTTCGAGTGATTCACAACAACAAACTCATCTTCCTTTACATCGCTTCATTCACAACACTCCCTCTCTCTTTTCTCCTCTTCACTCTCTCCTTCACCACTCACACACTCCGTTATCATATCTACCATCTCGAAGCCCTAGCCACTCTCACATCCACTCTCATGGAAGCGCGTCACGTATGGCACGAGTCTCGAGACAACGCCGTCTACCTCCTCCGCGTCAGATCACTCTTTTTCCTTCTCTGTTTCCCGCTCTCACTCGCCGCCGTTCTCTCCTCCGTCCACACAACAATCTCCTCCCTCCAAGGCAAAACTGTTACCGTTAACTCAACCGTTAACGCCGTGAAAGATAACTGGAAGCGCCCGTTGGTTACCGCTATTTTTGTTTACGTCGTCTTGTTGATGTTCTCCCCCGTGCCACGTGTCGTTGCTTCGGTATTCGTGTCGCGAGAATCGCGGTTTGTTGTTATGGCGATTGGTGCGGGGTTTGAGGTTTATCTGATGGCGGTTATGGGGTTGGGCCTGGTGGTTTCCGTTGCGGAAGAGAGATCCGGATGGAATGCGATAACTGTCGGGTCGGGTTTGATGCGAGGGAAGAGATTGGTATTCGGGTGGTTAATTTCAGTTTTGTTTGTTATGGTTTCGGGTTTTATAAACCGAAAAATGGAAGGGTTGTTGGAGGGTTCGAATTTGGGTGTTTGGGATAAAACGGTTTTGATCTGTTCTTATGGGTTAACGGTGGTTTTTAGTTATGTTGTTACAACTGTTTTTTACTTTGATAGTAGAATGCCCTATGCCGTTAGAGAACGCGAAACGACGGATCAAGATGTTGAGTGTATTTCGCTTTCGTCGTCTTTGTAA
- the LOC127096499 gene encoding uncharacterized protein LOC127096499, whose product MTIKSLLPTLSESRRCNAKLFHRESQDMCCKGGKVTISQVTAPDELLQLFLDSSTEGRHFRQHIRSYNHVISFTSLGVHVDESLVAIGRGIHTFYAQGAIYHKIGGFHPNQGSRPHYLQQLALEPNIEECRLLIKEHPSNQPQYSLPSASQVATIVIGGGDEDRIERGRDINVINCDGKLTKVQETMRYYDPLQYPILLPFRTYG is encoded by the exons ATGACAATCAAATCCCTACTTCCTACTTTGAGTGAGAGTAGACGATGCAATGCAAAATTGTTTCATAGAGAATCTCAAGATATGTGTTGCAAAGGTGGAAAGGTGACGATTTCACAAGTGACTGCTCCTGACGAGTTGTTACAGTTATTTTTAGACAGTTCTACTGAAGGAAGACATTTTAGACAACATATTAGAAGTTATAACCATGTAATTTCGTTTACTTCACTAGGTGTTCATGTCGACGAAAGTTTGGTTGCAATTGGTCGTGGTATTCACACATTTTATGCTCAAGGCGCAATTTATCACAAAATAGGAGGTTTTCATCCGAATCAAGGTTCAAGGCCACATTACTTGCA GCAGCTTGCACTAGAGCCAAATATTGAAGAATGTAGGTTACTCATTAAAGAACATCCATCAAATCAACCCCAATATAGTCTCCCTTCAGCTTCCCAAGTCGCAACAATTGTTATAGGCGGTGGTGATGAAGATAGAATAGAACGTGGAAGAGATATAAATGTCATCAACTGTGATGGAAAGCTAACAAAGGTTCAAGAAACAATGAGGTATTATGATCCTTTACAGTATCCTATATTGTTACCGTTTAGAACATATGGTTGA